The Candidatus Desulfofervidus auxilii DNA segment ATCTTTAGGTACAGCCAAAACCAGCTTTTTACCTAAAATTAAATTTACATGGGCAAACATACCTGCCTTCAATAGTCGTTTAGGATTTTGAATATGTATTTCTATAAGGGCAGTGCGGGTAACAGGGTCAATTCTAGGATTAATGACTTTTACTTCTCCTTTAAAGACCTTATCTGGATAGGCATCTACTTTGATATAAGCAATCTGACCGATTTTTACATAAGGTAAATCTTTTTCATTTATAGCTACATTCACCTTTGCTATGCTGTCATCGGTAATCCTTACTATGGGTTTTTTTATATCCATCATGGCCCCTTCATCTACATATCTGGCAGTAATAACGCCAGAGATAGGGGCGTAAATGGTATGGTCATGATAACGAATTTGCACTTCTTTTAAAGTGGCCTCTGCCTGTTTAATCTGAGCTAGGGCTGATTTTTTAGCTGCCAAAGTAGCATCATACTGAGCAGTGATATGGTCTAATCTTTGTTTAGATACGGCCTTTTCATTATAGAGCCTTTTTATGCGTTTATAGTCTTTTTCTATACTTTTAAGATTTGCCTCTATTTGAGCCAGGTTTGCCCTGGCTGCATTCAAGGCGGCCTTTGCCTGATTTAATTTAGCCGTGATGGTTTCTTTTTCTATGACTCCGATTAGTTGTCCCTTTTTTACCCTATCACCTTTTTCTACCAATAATTTTTCTAAAATCTCCCCTACAATTTTGGGATACACATTCACTTCTTGTTTTGGTTTTATATTGCCAATCAGATTCAGCTTCCAAGTCATCTGCCTATGTTGGACTTTGCTTACCTTCACTGGCACTTTAACCTCTAATTTTTTCTCCCTATGTTGGGAGCGTTGATAAAGCTTATAGACCTGATAGCTAACCCCTAGCCCAATTATTACTAAAATCAGCCCCACAAGTAGTTTTTTCATAAAGTTTCTCCTTGAACATTGACCGCCTTTCCTATGGCCCTTTCCAATTGTGCAATGGCTGTGTTATAACGATAGAGGGCTCCATAATAATTATTTTGTGCCTGAGTAAGCAGTGTTTGAGCATCCAAGACTTCAGTAGAGGTAGTAACCTGATTTTTATATTGTAAATTTGTGATACGGTAATTTTCTTTGGCCTGTCTTACAGAAATTCTGGCGGTCTCAATATTTTTTTCTGCCTCTTTCAGGTTTAAATAGGCGGTTTTTACCTGTAGTCTGACCTGGTCTTTTATTCTATTCAATGTCTTCTCTAAGGCATCTTTTTGCCACCTTAATTTTTTTACCTGGGCCTTTGTCTTTCCCCATTCAAAAAATGTCCACTTTGCCTGTAAGGTAAGATAGAATTGATCTGGATTTTGGTAACCATTTCCATCCACATTGGGATGATTACCAATCCGCTCATATTTTCCTACCATAGCTAGTTGAGGGTAATATTGAGACTTAGCCATCTTGACTTGGGCCTCCATCTGCTCCAACTGTTTGGCAATTTGCTTCAGTTCAGGCCTTTCTTTAATGGCTATTTTTAGGGCATAGTTGAGATTCAACTTTAAAGGCTGATAGTTCAATATATCTTTGATTCTGGTGGGGTGATTGACATCCAGACGCAAAATAATATTAAAGTTAGAGATGGCGGTTTGTAAGTTGTTTTTTGCCCTGACTAAATCCTGTTTAGCATTGGCAAGTGCCACCTTTGACTTAAGTAAGTCATTCATAGGAATGATACCAGCATCATATAAGGCCTGGGCATCTTTAAGGTGGGCTTCTAGATTTTTTACTGCTATTTCTGCTACTTCTTTGTATTTCCCTGCCAAAAGCACCTGAAAATAAGCTACCTTTACCTGTTTTATGACTTCTTGCTCAGCCTCTATCCTTTCTAAGTGAGCTATATCTACACCCAATTTGCTCAATTTATACTGACTGCTTAGATAAAAACCGGTAAAAATAGGTTGGCTAAATTGAATGTCCCAGGTGTAATTATTCTCTGGACCCATAATAATATGAGGTTGTCCAGGCATTTCTCTAAAGATGGCATAAGGTGATTCTTTTAACCTGGTGTAAGAATAACTGGTCTCCAATTTGGGTAAAAATTCACTTCTGGCCATCTTTACCCCTTCTTTAGCAGCCTTAATTTGGGCCAGTTTTTCTTGAATGAGCAAGTTGTTTTTCAGGGCCATATCAAGACTGGTTTTTAAATCCAGCATTTCAGCATGAACTAAAATGGGGAAAAGCACACCCAAAACAAGGGTTATCATAAATTTTTTTATCATCGCCCTCTCCTTTGTTATATTTTTCCCTTTAGGCCATAAAAGAGAAAATCCAAAATTATGGGTAGTTTTGAGGTCAATTGAACCTCCTCTTCTGACTTTATCCACTCGTGAATAAAGGCTTGGATCATTCCACTAATTAAAACAGCCATTTCTTTAGGAGGAAATCTTTTAAACTCCCCTTGGGAAATACCTTCCTCTATAATCTGAGCTAATGTAGATAGTCCTTCCTGATATTTTTCATCTATTTTTTTACCTAATTCTTCTCTAAGTAAAACAACTATATTTTGTCTATGTAAGGCATAAATCCTGAAGAAATCACGATTTTTTTGGAAAAATTTTAGTTTTACCTGGATAATAGCCTTAATTTTCTCTAGTGGGGTTTGCGCCTCCTCTATGGCTTGTTTAATAAGCTTCAATAACAAATCTATCTTTTCATGTAATAAGGTAAGGTAAATTTTATCTTTACTCTTAAAAAATTGATAAATGGTGGCCATACCAAATTCTGATGCCTTGGCAATTTCAGCCATGGTAGTTTGATGGTAGCCTTTTTGCGCAAATAAACGCTCAGCCACATTCAAGATATACTGCCGCCGCCAGCGTCTTTCTTGCTCCCTTCGTCCTAACAAATCTTTAGAATTTAAATTTTCCATTTGGAATTTTTTTTCTAAAATAGAATAATAATTCTAAAATGTCAATAGTTTTATTCTTGAACATTGCCAGGATTTTCAGAAGCTTTCCGAAAAGAAAGATAAGCTCCTCAAAATAGTAATAACTTTAAAAAAACGGTCAAATGTAGTAACTGACCTTACGCACAGTATGAAAATCATTTTTAAGGTTGCGGTCAAAAAACTGACCGCAACTATACAAATATTTTATTTAGGGCTGGGGCTGTCAAGGAGTGCTCGCCTCCCTGCCTGTCCCCGCCTGCCTGCGGGCAGGCCCGCCTGCCGTCGGGCAGGGGCAGACAGGCTTGACAGAAAATAGTCTCTTAAAGAAAAACTTCTTCTTTGCCTTCCTCTTTAATATTTTTAAGCTTAATAATTAAGGAAA contains these protein-coding regions:
- a CDS encoding efflux RND transporter periplasmic adaptor subunit, coding for MKKLLVGLILVIIGLGVSYQVYKLYQRSQHREKKLEVKVPVKVSKVQHRQMTWKLNLIGNIKPKQEVNVYPKIVGEILEKLLVEKGDRVKKGQLIGVIEKETITAKLNQAKAALNAARANLAQIEANLKSIEKDYKRIKRLYNEKAVSKQRLDHITAQYDATLAAKKSALAQIKQAEATLKEVQIRYHDHTIYAPISGVITARYVDEGAMMDIKKPIVRITDDSIAKVNVAINEKDLPYVKIGQIAYIKVDAYPDKVFKGEVKVINPRIDPVTRTALIEIHIQNPKRLLKAGMFAHVNLILGKKLVLAVPKDALQKMPATGVYYLFVVDKNKIAHMRNVKTGISEGNFVEIIKGLKRGELVVTYGQNRLKEGLAVEIVGEQT
- a CDS encoding TolC family protein, with translation MIKKFMITLVLGVLFPILVHAEMLDLKTSLDMALKNNLLIQEKLAQIKAAKEGVKMARSEFLPKLETSYSYTRLKESPYAIFREMPGQPHIIMGPENNYTWDIQFSQPIFTGFYLSSQYKLSKLGVDIAHLERIEAEQEVIKQVKVAYFQVLLAGKYKEVAEIAVKNLEAHLKDAQALYDAGIIPMNDLLKSKVALANAKQDLVRAKNNLQTAISNFNIILRLDVNHPTRIKDILNYQPLKLNLNYALKIAIKERPELKQIAKQLEQMEAQVKMAKSQYYPQLAMVGKYERIGNHPNVDGNGYQNPDQFYLTLQAKWTFFEWGKTKAQVKKLRWQKDALEKTLNRIKDQVRLQVKTAYLNLKEAEKNIETARISVRQAKENYRITNLQYKNQVTTSTEVLDAQTLLTQAQNNYYGALYRYNTAIAQLERAIGKAVNVQGETL
- a CDS encoding TetR/AcrR family transcriptional regulator translates to MENLNSKDLLGRREQERRWRRQYILNVAERLFAQKGYHQTTMAEIAKASEFGMATIYQFFKSKDKIYLTLLHEKIDLLLKLIKQAIEEAQTPLEKIKAIIQVKLKFFQKNRDFFRIYALHRQNIVVLLREELGKKIDEKYQEGLSTLAQIIEEGISQGEFKRFPPKEMAVLISGMIQAFIHEWIKSEEEVQLTSKLPIILDFLFYGLKGKI